A region from the Aegilops tauschii subsp. strangulata cultivar AL8/78 chromosome 5, Aet v6.0, whole genome shotgun sequence genome encodes:
- the LOC109762558 gene encoding uncharacterized protein encodes MADAPLYKQRRRYTRELHDYDLHSNHKLHVVRRSKGEDVDKMLSTLRRKLGGMPVKLFGVDVEYTHYVKPLRAAVLQLCVEKECLFYHISAAKGMPMELDKFLMNGEYTFVGFAIEGDKSKLKLSGLEINSDNYIDIQVEWRDPCNKKKFDSLADVAGRMIDIHYNDMKKKINRKEDHTLWGFCPLPEKLIKYAAIDAFATYESWRIIYDVIMGLDRAKRDIEAKQKKNKAVIQYNN; translated from the exons ATGGCGGATGCACCTCTTTACAAGCAGCGCCGCAGGTACACCAGGGAGCTCCACGACTACGACCTCCACAGCAACCACAAGCTCCACGTCGTTCGCAGAAGCAAGGGTGAAGACGTGGACAAGATGCTGTCCACGCTCAGGAGGAAGCTCGGCGGAATGCCCGTCAAACTATTCGGCGTTGATGTCGAGTACACGCACTACGTGAAGCCACTGCGGGCAGCAGTGCTCCAGCTATGCGTAGAAAAAGAATGCCTTTTCTACCACATCTCTGCAGCTAAAGGCAT GCCAATGGAACTTGACAAATTCCTCATGAATGGTGAGTACACCTTCGTCGGATTCGCCATTGAAGGAGACAAAAGCAAGCTGAAGCTATCTGGTTTGGAGATCAACTCCGACAACTACATTGATATTCAGGTGGAATGGAGAGACCCATGCAATAAAAAGAAGTTTGACTCTTTGGCTGATGTTGCCGGCAGGATGATAGACATTCACTACAATgacatgaagaaaaaaattaacCGCAAGGAGGACCATACTCTGTGGGGATTCTGCCCACTGCCAGAAAAGCTTATCAAGTATGCAGCAATAGATGCATTCGCAACATATGAGTCATGGAGAATCATCTACGATGTCATCATGGGACTGGACAGGGCAAAAAGAGACATAGAAGcaaagcagaagaagaacaaggctgtaATACAATACAACAACTAG
- the LOC141022650 gene encoding uncharacterized protein yields the protein MAFANEYKDVEAHGNTKLHVIHTNDKKQVAITLARYERHLSLQRHKIVGIDLEYNNEPEATQKPTLCQLSIGKKHPMLLFQLSAAERCTVFDNFLADPRYTFAGFSIDGEKKRLEPVNLEEVANFVDIQK from the coding sequence ATGGCGTTCGCCAACGAGTACAAGGACGTGGAGGCCCATGGCAACACGAAGTTGCACGTCATCCACACCAACGACAAGAAGCAGGTGGCGATCACCCTTGCGCGGTACGAGCGCCACCTCAGCCTCCAGCGCCACAAGATCGTCGGCATTGATCTCGAGTACAACAACGAGCCTGAAGCGACGCAGAAACCCACCCTCTGCCAACTCTCCATCGGCAAGAAACACCCGATGCTTCTCTTCCAACTGAGCGCCGCTGAAAGGTGCACCGTCTTCGACAACTTCCTTGCCGACCCCAGGTACACCTTTGCAGGCTTCTCCATCGACGGCGAGAAAAAAAGGCTGGAGCCCGTCAATCTGGAGGAGGTCGCCAACTTCGTCGACATCCAGAAGTAG
- the LOC141022651 gene encoding uncharacterized protein, with product MAFAKGYNDVEAHGNTKLHVIHTNDKKQVAITLAQYERHLSLQRHKIVGIDLECNNEPEATQKPALCQLSIGKKPPVLLFQLSAAERCIVFDNFLADPRYTFAGFSIDGDKKRLEPVNLEEVANFVDIQKECKVPEATKELDSLRDVSGMLIDDYYNNMKKKITDDEHKRWATLPLSMRHIEYAAEDAYAAYEIWNHITLTQDGLHRAKLEKMEPPKKRAWSSWGWGDADW from the coding sequence ATGGCGTTCGCCAAAGGGTACAACGACGTGGAGGCACACGGCAACACCAAGTTGCACGTCATCCACACCAACGACAAGAAGCAGGTGGCGATCACCCTCGCGCAGTACGAGCGCCACCTCAGCCTCCAGCGCCACAAGATCGTCGGCATTGATCTCGAGTGCAACAACGAGCCTGAAGCGACGCAGAAACCCGCCCTCTGCCAACTCTCCATCGGCAAGAAACCCCCGGTGCTGCTCTTCCAACTGAGCGCCGCTGAAAGGTGCATCGTCTTCGACAACTTCCTCGCCGACCCCAGGTACACCTTTGCAGGCTTCTCCATCGACGGCGACAAAAAAAGGCTAGAGCCCGTCAATCTAGAGGAGGTCGCCAACTTCGTCGACATCCAGAAGGAGTGTAAGGTGCCCGAGGCAACCAAGGAGTTGGACTCCCTTCGAGATGTCTCCGGCATGCTCATCGACGACTACTACaacaacatgaagaagaagatcacCGACGACGAGCACAAGCGCTGGGCCACCCTGCCTTTGTCCATGAGGCACATCGAGTACGCGGCAGAGGACGCCTACGCAGCGTATGAGATATGGAACCACATAACCCTCACCCAGGACGGGCTTCACCGTGCAAAGCTAGAGAAGATGGAGCCCCCCAAGAAGCGCGCCTGGAGCAGCTGGGGATGGGGAGACGCTGActggtga